The genomic region GCGGACCCGGCAGCGGCGCCAGGCACGCCACCACGGCGGTGGCGCACGGCTGCGGTGGCACGGCAGGGCCATCGGCAGCGCGTCGGCAGCGGTGGCAGGCGAGTCAGGCTCAGCGGTGCCGGTGGGCGCGGCAGGTTCGGCCGTGTCCGCTGCGGTGGCGGTCTCTGCGCTCACTTCCCCGTTCGCATCGGTGCCGTCGGGTGCGCCCCCCGGCGAGTCCTCCACCGCGGTCGACAGCCCCACCCGCCGGGTCCTGCGGCAGCGGTGCCGGCTCCCCGGCGGCGGCCTCGCGCGGGCCTGGTGGGATCGCCAGCCGCAGCACGTCGATCATCCCGCCCGCGTACCGGTCGGCGACGGCGCGGGCCAGTGCCGCGATCTCCGGTGCCAGCACCGGTTCCGGCGACACGACCTTCTCGATGAACGTCAGCTTCTTCTCGTACTCGGTGGTGGCGACCCGCTCCAGCAGGTAGCCGTCGAAGGGCGGTCGAGGTGGGCGAGCGGGACGTCCACGACGATGCGCGCGACCGGCAGCGTGTCGGCGGGGACGCGCTCCCCGCGGCGTGCTCCGGTCTTCGTGCTCATGCCTCTGGTCTATCAGACGGGTCTGACAGTCACGCGTTGCGGCGGACCAAACCGGTGAAACCCGCCACGAACAGGGTGGCGAACGCCCAGGCCAGGACCTGCAGCAGCCAGGTGGAGGCGAGCACGGCCTGGCCGGCGGCGGAGCCGGAGTCCACGGTGCAGCGCGCCGCGTCGACCTTGACCAGGGGCGTTGCGACGTTCAACGCGTAGCCGACCTGTTCGACGGTCGAGCAGCGCACGGCACCCGAGAGCAGGACCACCGCCACCGACACCGCGAGCACGCCGGCGAGCCACACCAGGGCCAGCGCCGGGCGGTAGCCGTGGCCGACGGTGATCGCGGTGACGAGGTGCCAGGTGCGGCCCCAGCGGGAGAGCCGGCCGCGGCGGCGCAGGTCGCGCTGCTGGGCGACCCTGATCCGGCGTGCGTCGCGTTCGTTGCCCGCCGCGGAGTGCGCGGCGGCGAGCTGGACCCACGGCTGCGTCGAGTAGTCCGGGGTGCGGGTCGCCAGCAGGGTCAGCCATTCGTCCACAGTGGCGTCGCGCGGCAGGCCCTCGTACACGAGTCCGTCGAGCTGCACGGCGCCTTCGATGCCCGCGAACGGCATCAGCAGGTCCTTGCCCACCCGCGCGTGCCGCAGGTCCAGCGCCCTCGGTCCGACGAGCCTGCCCTCGCGCAGGATCAGCTGCCCGTCGATCCGCGCGCCTCGCATCCGCACCGCCGCGTGCTCACCCTCCCCGACGGCGGTGAACCCGTGCGACAGGAAGGCCGCGTCACCGACCTGCAGGTCCACGCCCTGCAGCGCGGCTCCCCTGCCGGTGCTGCGCACCCGTGAGCCGCGGCAGTCCAGCACCGCGCCGATCCTGCCGCTGCTCAGCACCACCGAGCCGACCGCGCTGAACCCCTCGTTCAGGTAGACGCTGCCGCCCACCCGCAGCCCGCGCAGGTCGAGCGCGATCTCCTGGGACGGCGCCGTCAGCTTCGCGCCGCTCAGCGACACGTCGTGCTCGATGGTGATCCGCACCCCGCTGACCGACGGTGCCACGAGCCCGCGCAGGTCCAGCACCGTGAACTGCGCCCGGTCGAGCACCACCGGCAGCTCGGAAACGCAGTCCCGCAGCACCAACGGCCGTTTCGCCACCACGTCGGACAGGTCGAGCTGCCCGACGATCCGCGCCCCGCTCACCCGCAGCCCGGCCGGGTCCAGCTGGTCCGCCTCGACCACCAGCCGCCGGATCTCGGATGCCTCGACCTCGTCCCCCGCGATCTCCACGGACGGAGACGTTAGCCGGAGATCGACTCCTGGCCGTTCTCGATGTGACCGCACAGACGACGGCGGAACCGCGGCTCCTCCTCCACCGTGACGGTCAGGTCGTACCAGCCGGAGTTCATCACGGTCAGCCACGGGATCACGTGCCGGTGGCCGGGCCGCACCACGATCCGCCGCCGCCCCAGCACGAACGTCAGCCGCGAACGCCCGGAGTTCTCGAACGTCAACGTGAGCACACGGCTGTATCCGCGCACCGACGACGACACGCGCGCACTGTCAGACGCAGAGCCGGCGAACTCACGGCGGAACCCGTTCGGCCCGAGCAGCACCAGGTCGTGGTCGCCGGGCAGCTCCACCGACGCCGCGCGGGCCACGTCGAAGTGCTGCGGCAGCGCGAACTGGGCCGAGTACGGGTACAACGCGAGGTGCACGGACGCGGAACCCGTGTTGGACATCTCCAGCCGTGAACCGCGAAGCGACGCATCGGGCTGATAGGGCAACGCGCGCGCACGGCGGCGTCCTGCTTCCTGCTCCGGCATCTTCTGCTCGGACGGCGGCGCGGGTCGCCAGCGCGGCGTGGCGGGCGGCACGGGCGCGGGCTCGCCGACCTCGGGCCAGGTGCGGCGGCGGTCGAAGTCGAACGCCGAGGTCAGGTCACCCGACACGGTCCGGCGCCACGCGGAGATCTCCTCCGACCGCACACCGGTCCACTTCTCCAGGAACTGCGTCATCGACGTGTGGTCGAACACCTGCGAACACACGTACCCGCCGACCGACCACGGCGAGACGACGGTCATCGGCACACGGGTGCCCAACCCCAGCGGCTTGTCGCCCACGTACTCGTCGGTGACGGACAACGGCGGGCGCGGCGGCGGCACGTGGTCGTAGAACCCGTCGTTCTCGTCGTAGGTGATGAACAGGACCGTCGACTCCCACACCTCCTGGTTGGAGGCCAGCGCGTCCAGCACCTGGTAGGTGATCGAGGCCGAGGCGGCGGGTGACGACGCGCCGGGGTGCTCGGAGTCCACCGACGACGGCACCAAGTACGACACGGCGGGCAACGAGCCGGAGCTCACGTCCGCGCGGAACGCCTCCCCCAGCCCGCCCGGCCGCACCCGCTGCAAGCCCCTGTCGTACAGCGACTTCTCGGCCGGCGTCAGCTTCGACAGGTCGATCGCGCCGATCAACGCGGGGTCGCCGGTGCCGTAGAGCTTGTCCAGCGACTTGAACCCGGCCGGCAGCACCTTGCGCGCGATCTCCTTGAACCGCACGAAGAACTCCAGGTTGTTGTCCTGGAAGTTGTCCCACTCCTGGTACACCCGCCACGACTTCCCGGCCGCCTCCAGGCGTTCCGGGTAGGTCTTCCAGGTGTAGCCGGCGTGGGTGTCCTCGGCGTAGGCCGCGTTGCCGGTCGCCCGCGTGCCGTTGGGCTCGTAGCCGGTGTAGCCGGACACCCAGTAGTTGCGGTTCGGCGAGGTCGAGGTCGGCACCGAGCAGTGGTAGGCGTCGCACAGCGTGAACGTGTCGGCGAGCTCGTAGTGGAACGGGATGTCCTGGCGCGTGTAGAACGCCATGGTGGCGGCCGTCTTCGCGGGCACCCAGTTGTCGTTCCAGCCACCGCGCAGGGCCGCGTGACCCCCGTTCCAGCTGTGGTCGAGGTCACCGATGTACTGGATGTCGCGTCCAGAGGCGGCCTCGCGGACCGGGAACGGCAGCACCCCGGTCTGGTTGAACACGCCCTTCAAGGCATTGCGGTCGGAGAACCCGCGCACCCCGCGCAGCGACCCGTAGTAGTGGTCGAACGAGCGGTTCTCCTGCATCAGCAGCACCACGTGCTTGATCGCGCGCAACCCTCCCGAGCGCGGTTCGCGAGCGAGCGCGGCGTACACCGACGGCGGCAGCAGCGTGCCGGAGGCAGCAGCGACGGCGGCAGCCATGAACCCACGACGAGAGAGCGACATGAACGGAGTTTCTAGCCTGGCGACGTAAAGCGGAACCCACCCGTACATGAACAAAGGCCCGCGAGTTGCGGTTGGCGTTCGGGCAACGCCCGGTCGCGACCCTTGTCCTCAGCACCACACGGACACCGTCATCGGCGCCGCCCCACGCCGACGACGTGCCGCCGGCGTTCCAGAACAGACCGGCCCAGGCCGTCTGCGACAACGCCGTGCCCACGATCGCCGGATCGGGCACGATCTTCGGCGGCCCGGGCCGGACGTGATGGTCGGCAGCCCTTTCGACTACTGCCCGTCGTCGACGGAGAACCCGGTCAGCTGCGTGTGACCTGCCGCAGAAGCATCGCCGTGGCCGGGTCGGGCGACTCCGAGCTGCCGCAACGAGTCCAGCACGCGCGCACGGGTCCGCAGCGTCCTCTGCGGGTTCCGTGCGCGCAGCGCGGCGGCCAGCGCCAGGCGGTGGGCCGCGGCTCGAACGGTTCGAGCGTGAGCGCGCCGTCGGTCAGCCGTCACGCCTCGACCGGGTCCGCGGCGACGAGCCTGAGCTCTCCCAACGTCAGCAGGTTGCGCACGGGCCGTGCGCGCACGTCGGCGATCTCTGCGTCGCACAGCTCAGCCAGGTCGGTGAGCGGCTCCACCCCGCCACAGCGCGACGGCTTGGGCGAGCTGGTCGGCGTCGGTCAGCTCGTGCAACGACCACAGGTCCGCGGTCAGCATCCCGCCGCGCACCAACCGGATCGCGTCGGCGTCGCTGCGCACGCAGTAGCTCGCCTCGCCGCCAGCGCGGTCCGGCTCCGGCAACCGGCGCAGGTGCGTCGTCGTGACCCGCAGGTTCCGCGCGGCACTCGCCGGTTCGAGTCCCGGCCACAGCAGGTCCACCACCTGGTCCCGGCTGAGCACCGGCCGCAGCACCAGCAGCTGCCGGACCCGCACCCGCCGCAGCTCCGGCCGGTCGGTCGCGACACCGTTGCGGGTCACCCGCATCGGCCCGATCACCTCGATCCGACCGGGTGGTGCGGCGGTGTGGGCACGGCGGCCCGCAGTCGTGCCGCACCGGCCGCCAGCTCGGGTCGCGGGTGAGCTCACGCAGCTTGCGGTGCACCGGCGTTCCGACGTGATCGGCCAGCCAGCCGCCCAGCCGCGTGGACCCGGTGGCCGCCAACCTGGTGGCCAGCTCGACCGACCACGGCAACGGCAGGAAGCACAACGCGTGCGCCTCCGGCAGCTGGGCCGCGTGACTCAGGTCGCCGGACCTGGCTCGCACCAACGCTTTCGCGGCCGACCGCGCCTTGCGGTGCGACGGGCCGAGATCCGTGGCGTCCCAGCGTTTCCTGAGCTCGTCGCTGAGCACGTAGCCCAGCGCCAGGAACCGCCGCAGGTGCCGTTCGGCGACTTTGCCCTCGATCGGCCACTTGGCCAGATGCCGTTTGTAGACATCGCGCGCGTTGTCCTCCTCTCCGCGCATGACAGCCACTG from Lentzea guizhouensis harbors:
- a CDS encoding AfsR/SARP family transcriptional regulator; protein product: MSSPATRAGGRCGTTAGRRAHTAAPPGRIEVIGPMRVTRNGVATDRPELRRVRVRQLLVLRPVLSRDQVVDLLWPGLEPASAARNLRVTTTHLRRLPEPDRAGGEASYCVRSDADAIRLVRGGMLTADLWSLHELTDADQLAQAVALWRGGAAHRPG
- a CDS encoding phosphocholine-specific phospholipase C: MAAAVAAASGTLLPPSVYAALAREPRSGGLRAIKHVVLLMQENRSFDHYYGSLRGVRGFSDRNALKGVFNQTGVLPFPVREAASGRDIQYIGDLDHSWNGGHAALRGGWNDNWVPAKTAATMAFYTRQDIPFHYELADTFTLCDAYHCSVPTSTSPNRNYWVSGYTGYEPNGTRATGNAAYAEDTHAGYTWKTYPERLEAAGKSWRVYQEWDNFQDNNLEFFVRFKEIARKVLPAGFKSLDKLYGTGDPALIGAIDLSKLTPAEKSLYDRGLQRVRPGGLGEAFRADVSSGSLPAVSYLVPSSVDSEHPGASSPAASASITYQVLDALASNQEVWESTVLFITYDENDGFYDHVPPPRPPLSVTDEYVGDKPLGLGTRVPMTVVSPWSVGGYVCSQVFDHTSMTQFLEKWTGVRSEEISAWRRTVSGDLTSAFDFDRRRTWPEVGEPAPVPPATPRWRPAPPSEQKMPEQEAGRRRARALPYQPDASLRGSRLEMSNTGSASVHLALYPYSAQFALPQHFDVARAASVELPGDHDLVLLGPNGFRREFAGSASDSARVSSSVRGYSRVLTLTFENSGRSRLTFVLGRRRIVVRPGHRHVIPWLTVMNSGWYDLTVTVEEEPRFRRRLCGHIENGQESISG